CGGCGCGCTATCTCGCGCGGAATTCGAGCCACTGGGACACGCACGGGTTCGGGATCTGGATGCTGCACCCCAAGGGCGGCCAGAACTGGATCGGCCGGATCGTCCTGCGCTGGCTCTCCACCGGGACCATCGACGATGTCGAGATCGGGTTTGCCTTCCTTCCCATCTACTGGGGACAGGGCTTGGCGACCGAAGCGGCCGAATTCTGCCTCGGCGTTGCGCAAGCCGAGCTCGAGCTCCGAACCTTGATCGGTGTTACGACACCGGAGAACCTGGCTTCTCAACGGGTTCTGGGCAAGCTCGGTCTTCGCTACGAATCCGAGGTCATGGTCGAGCAGACGCGTTGTCTATTGCAGCGGATCCGTTGGAGCCTATGTCTCATGGCCCCAGGCAAGAGAAGGCCGCTGCTGTTGACCTCCTTGACCAACAACCAAAGGAGGGACACCTTGTCCAAGCACCTGGATGACTGCAGTCATCCAGGAGTTCCAACCGGTCGTCGACTACACCGAGCGCGTGCAGGCCGCCGTAGGGGTGTATTGCCGCGAGGTCGGGTAACCGGCCTCAGTCACGCAACCGCGCGTGTGCCTGGCGAGAGATGCGCGCATCCTCTCCCCTTCCCGCGCACCCACCAACCTGCAAGACTTCCCCTATGAGAGCACATCTCCTGGCCTGCGGGCTCATCGTTTGGGCATTGACTCTAGGAGCTTGTGGGCAGACACCCGACGAAACGGCTAGCGACGCCGGGAACCCGCTCATGGAGATCTACTACGTGATGGACGAGCAGGCGCAGATGCCCGTCTATGCGATCCGCGGGCCCGTCGGCTGGACGCTCGAATCCGAAGTTCAGTGGAACCTCGACAACAACGTGGTCCCTGCTGTTCTCGGCGCCTCCTTGACCGACCCGCAGGAAACGAAGCGGCTCCAGTTCTTTCCCGACCTCACCTGCTACTGGCTCACCGGCGATGCCGCGCTCAACAACCCCGGTCAAATGAACATGGGCATGCTCAACGTCGCCCCGATGGAGCCCAAAGCCGCCCTCGTCGAAGCCGTCACCCGGATCTACCAACCCGACGTCCCCGGATTCCAGATCACGGGGGTCCGCGAAGTCCCCGGCCTCCCCGCCGCGCTGGGCCAGACCGGCCCCAATTTCACCGGCGTCGGACTCCGCGCCGTGTTCCCGTGGGAAGGCCAACAAATGGAGGAAGAGATCTATGCCGTGCATGGCATCAGTTCCGCCACCATGCGCGGCGAGGCCGGGGTGACCACCCAGACGACCTGGGGACTCAGCAGCGTCCACGCCTTCATCACCCAGGAAGGAAGCCTGGACTCACATCGCAGCATGTTCACCTACATGGTTCGATCCGGCACTCCGAACCCCGCGTGGGTCGATCTCCACATGGGCGTCAAGCAGCACCTGGACGCCCAGTTCCAGCAAAATCTCGTCGACAACCGCCGAGCGCGAGAAGCCATCATGGCGCAGAGCCGAGCTCTCGCCGTCCAGAACGACGCCTTCCGCGCCAACATCATGCAACGTCACCGAGCCGCCATGGACACGACCGCCCACAAGAGCTTCATCGCCGGCATTCACAGCGGCGGATCGCCCTCATCCAGCGGTATGTCCGGGCAAGACAAGTTCATCGACTCGATCCACGACCGCGAAACCTTCCAGGATTCCTCGACGGTCACCGGCACCTCGCAACACGGCTACGCCGACCACCACTGGTCAGACGGCTGGGGCAACTACATCCACACCGACAACCCCAACGTCGACCCCAACATCGGCTCCACCATCGAGTGGCAACAACTCCAGCGGGTCGAGTAGTCGCGCCCTCATTGCGAAGGTCACCGGGGAAGCGGCGGCGCACTCAGTCGCGCATCCCGACGGCAGGGTTGGCGGGCGCCACTGATGGGAAGAACTTCTTCACCAGCGCGGACGTCTCAAGCTACCGACTCGCTGAAGGACTACGCGAGGATTGACGCAGGCCTACGAACTCATCGCGGCCGCACCACCGACAGCAGATATCCCGACTCTGCCCTGGTGGCGCGCCAGCCGGCGATCTCCTCGACGTTCAGATCCAGCTCGGCGCGCAGTTCCGCATCGGCGTCGGGGCGAAGCTCTGCGATGCGCGCTTGCATCGGGCTGTAGTAGGCCTCCCATCCCGCATCCGAAACCCGGCGTGTGGCCAGGGTTTCATAGCCTGCCGCCCGCACCCGTGCGTCGATGCCTTCCGCATCGGTGACCCCTGGATACTCGGCCCAGAACGCGAGCGCGGCATCCGACGGCGTCGCGGTGAACCAGCACGGTTCGGAAAATGCAACCGCGCCGCCGGGCGCCAGCGCCCCGGTCCAGGCCGTCAGCCCCTCGGTCACCCCGAGGAAATAGAGCGCGCCGGCACACCAGATCAAATCGAAAGGCCCTTGCAGCCGACTCATGTCACCGACCCGGGAAGTGACGCGCGGATGATCGCCCCAGCGCAGGCGCAGGTCGTCGACGAAGGGCGCGTGGCCCTCGATCGCGGTGACATGACCCTGCGGCGCCGCGGCCAGCAGCGCCTCGATGTCCGCTCCCGGTCCGCAACCCGCATCGCAGATCGCCGCATCCGGCGCCAGTCCGACCACGCCGGCGGCCCACGCCACGTCCGCCGGCTCGCCCGGCCCTTCGCGCGGCAGTCCGCGATGCAGGATGAAGAACTCGTCTCTCATACCGGTCTCAAAGAGCGGACTGGAATGTTCGAGCTGAAACTCGTTGCGACAGAACTGCTATGCGGCCGCCGCACCGAGAACCGGGTCGAGCAGGGCAAGGTCACTCCCCGATCTCCACCCAGCAACGCTCGGCCGACGACTTGCGAATCGCATCCAACACCCTCTGGGCCGCGAGCCCGTCTGCGAAGGTTGCCGGTGCTGGATCGGCCGCTGTTTCGAGTCCGAGGATGCGATCGCGCAGCGTTTCGGCGAGCTTCGTGTAGGGGCCGAGGTCGAATCCGGCCGCGTGAAGGTGGTCGTAGGCCGTCTCCATCAACTCGCGCGGGGCCGGTTCGGGGGGCAGCGTGCGGAGATCTTCCGGCACGTCGAGGGTCCGCGTCCCGGCCGCGTCCGCGACGAGGACGTCCGCGCCCTGCAACCACGCCGTGCCGTTCGATCCGGAGACGCGCGTGATCATGTCCATGGGTCCGCGTGCGCCACAAGTGCTCTGGAGGAGACCGTCGCAACCCGACGCGGTGCGGAAGTGCACCGTGTAGCTGTCTTCCACCGTCCAATCCCGATCCGTGACCCGGGAAAGCGAGGCACTCACACCGGAGATCTCTCCGAGGGTCGCGCGAACCTGATCGATGATGTGGGAGGCGTAGGCGCCCAACCAGCCGCCCCCGCTCTCCGACCGCGACCACCAATCCGGCACTTCGCTCGCGGGATCCGCCAGCACGGGCACGTTCATGATGAAAGTCGCCAGCCGGGGCTCTCCAATCGCCCCTTCACGCACAGTCCGTGTCAGCAAGGCCTGGCTGGTCGCATAACGGAACTCCGTGCCGAGCAGGTGGACGATGCCCGCCTGCTCCGCCGCTTCGAGCATGCGCTGCCCCTCGTCGGCATCGCGAGCGAAGGGCTTCTCGCACAGTACGTGCTTCCCGGCCGCGATCGCCTCCAGCACGAGTTCCGCGTGGGTGTGAGGAGGCGTCGAGATCGTGACCGCGTCCACACCCGGCAGGGCCAGTGCCTCCGCAAGAGACGTCAGTCCGCGGGGGACATCGAACATCTGGGCGCGATCCCGCGTCTTCTCGGGGTTGCGACCGACCAGGGCATGCACCTCGATACCCGCCTTGCGAAGCGCGCGTAGGTGGGTGAGCACGCCGAAGCCCGTCCCCACGATGATCGCACCCACCTTTCCTTCGCCCACTTCTCTACCTCCTGGTTCTACTTACGATCTCCGGAACCGCGTCCTGGATCGCGTCGATCGTGAAGTCGATGTCCGCGTCGCTGTGAACCGTCGAGACGAAGAACTTCTCGTGTCCTTTCAGGACGCCGCGATCCAGGAGCGCCTGGGCGAGCGCATGGCCGGGCAACGGGTCCGACCGCTGGCACGACCGATGGTCGACGATCTCCTCTTCGGTGAACCACGGTTGGAATGCCGGCGGCTCACCCGCCACCCTGCAGGCAATTCCCGCCTTGTCGAAGCTCGCCTGCAGCGCGTCCTTCAACCGCTGGCCGCGGGCGAAGAGCGTTTCGTAGAGCCCTTCCCGACGCAGCTCCTCGAGGACGGCGAGCCCCACCGAGCACGAGACCGGATTCCCACTGAAGGTCCCAGTCAACGAGACGTAGTTCCCCGTGATCTTGCGGACGCCTTCCGCAAAGACCATCAGCTCTTCGACGCCGCACACAACGGAAAGCGGATGCCCGCCCGAGAGGCTCTTTCCCATCGCACAGAGATCCGGCGTGACGCCGTAGTACTCCTGCGCGCTGCCATACGCCAATCGGAAGCCCGTCACGACCTCATCGAAGATCAGCGGGATCTCGAGCCGACGCGTCACCTCGCGAAGGCCCTCGAGGAAGCCGGGGCGCGGCGGGATCGTGCGCTGCATCGGCTCCACGATCACGGCCGCGAGCTCGTCAGCATGGGCCTCGATCAGCGCGGAGGCGCGGTCGATATCGTTGAAGGGAGCAACGAGAACCTCCTGCTGCACAGAAGCCGGGATGCCTTCGGAGTTCGGGATCGCCAGCGGGAAATCGGCCGGCTCCTTCGTCCACTGATTGCTCATCAGGACGTGGTCACCCTGCCCGTGGTAGCCCCCCTCGAATTTGAGGATCTTGTCGCGGCGGCGATAGGCACGCGCGAGGCGCAGGGCGAAGAAGACTGCATCGCTGCCGGTGCTTCCGAACGCGACGCGCTCGGCGCACGGAACGGCCCTAACGATCTCGTCGGCCAGCAGGATGGCCGGCTCGTTCGGCAGCAGGTAGCTCGTCCCGCGGCCCACCGCCTCCCGCGCAGCTTCGACCACCGCCGGGTGGGCGTGGCCCAGGAACATCGGGCCGGAGCCGAGCAGGTAGTCGATGTACTCGTTGCCGCTGACATCTACGATCTTCGAGCCGCGGCCTTCCCGGACGACCATGGCGGAATCGAGCGACATGGTGGGCGTGCGAGCGCTGGCCGGAAGGAGTGCTGCGGCTTGCGCGAGCAGGTGCTCCTCATGCTCGGTTCGGGGCTTGCGATCGAAGGAACTCATGAGCTTGCTTCCTGGCGAGGGCGTTCTGCCCGGCTGTTCCTACGCGTCTAGCCCGTACTGGCCCATGTACACAGAGAAGCGCTCGAGGATCTCGCCGTCATCGATTCCGATGTCCGACTTCTCGTAGCTGTGCTTCCCGTGCTTGCCCTGGGGATGGTCGTCGCGCCACGCCTTCATGCGGGCCTCGCCTTCCGGCGACAGCGTCTGATCGAAGCGATCGTAGATGCGCTTCACGGAGCCGACGGGATCCGCCATGAAATCCTGGAACCGCAGATCGAAGAACCTTTCGCTTCCGTGGGCGCCCCGGAATCGCATCCCCTCCTCGGCGGCGTGAGCCCAGCTCTCCATCTGCTCGCGCGCGACATACGTGAGATCGACCTCCTGCTGGTGCATGCGACGGATCTTCGAGATGAAGCTCGCGTACGAGGCCATCACGGTGCGAGGATCGCGGTGGGTCTGGATCACGCAAGCGTCGGGATACACCGCGAAGAGCGCATCGAGCTGCCGGAGGTGGACGGGATACTTGAGTAGCCAGCGTCGATCGGGTTCGGTGGAGCCGGGTTCGGTCGAACCGATCAGCTGGATCACCTTCTTGTGCCAGCGATACGACTCCGGGTGCGCGGTTCCGTGATACCACTCGTTGTAGAGCGGAAGGGTGGCAGACGTCTCGAAGCGATCATCGGTGAAGCACTGTGCGAGGATGTGGCGACACTCCTCTGGCCAATCGGCCTTCATCTCGTGCACCGCCATCAGGTCCGGCGTCGTGTTGTAGAGGAAGTCGAGCTCGGCCACCGCGGCCTGGAAGTCGGGGTTGCCTTCCCACGCGTCCCGCGGCGGGCGGGGCTGCGGCTCGGCGCAGAGCCAGTACTCGAGCTTCTGCAGCCCGGGGTCCTGCCCCATGAGGTAGTGAAGGGCCGTGCTGCCGGTTCGCACGAGGCCCGTGATGACGATCGGCCGGAGGATGTCACGCTCGAGGACCTCGGGCTGCTCCTTCAGGCGCTGTACGGTACGCAGACGGGTTGCGAGGATCTTCGTGAGCTGCCCGCGGTAGATGGCCCGGCCGAGCGAACTCAGGTTGTCGTCCTCGTCGAGGGAGGTGAGGAGCACCTCGAGGCCCTTCCGGTAGGACGGGTCTCCAAAATCGTCGAGGTGCGCTTCTTTCCGCGCTCCTTCGTGGAGCGCCTCGTTCATGGAGACGAAGCTCTCGGGCTCTCCCATGACGATCCTCCATCGGATTCAGGGGGCTCTGGCGGGCTCGAGCTTGTGGTTCGGCCGCTACGTAACCTACGACAACTCGCAGCGCGTCTCAAAGGCACTCTGCCGAGGATCAGACCTGTCCCTTTCGGTCCCGCGTACCTTGCCTCAGGCGTGAGTCGGCTGTCCGTTGGCCACCAGCGCCTACCCCGCGTACGCTTACCGAACAGCTCTCCGGGTGAGCGCTACCCGACAAAGGGTGCGCCAGGTGCTGGCTCGGAGGTACATCCGCGCACGACGGGGAGATGGGTATCGCAGGCCGACGCGAGCAGAAAGTCCGGGAGACCCGCGAGCGGATCTTTTCCGTCGCGCTCGAGGCCTTCGTGCGCCAGGGCTACGCGGCGACGACGGTCCGGGAGATCGCCAGTGGCGCGGGCATCTCGGCGGTGACGTTCCACAGCCACTATCGAACGAAGGACCACCTGCTGCAGAAGCTGGCCGAGCTGTATCTCGATGCGTTGATGGCACTACTCGACGAATTGGTGGACCGCTCGCAGCGTGGCGAGTTTCGTGCCGAGGATTTCCAGGGGCTCGCGATCGAGGCCTTCGGTGCAACCCCCACGATCGGGCGGGAGCTCGCGATCGAGGCTCAGCGGGCGATCCTGGGAACGCCGACCGGAAAACGGTTCACCCGGGAAACCCAGCTCGGGTTCACCGCCACCGCGGCGAGCCTCCAGAGCTCGGGCCACCTCCGAAGGGATTTCGACGCCAATACGATCGCGAGCGCTGCGACCAACTTCGTCGCGGGTGCATTCCACAGTTGGCTGAACGATCCCGACGCGAATCCTCCGACCGACGTCATCGAATTCCTCGTGCGGACGTTCTGGCATGCCGACGATCTGGAGGACGAGGCGCAGGGGAAGCACGGCGAGGAGTCCGGCCCATGAGTGACGAGCGACTCGGCGATGGCAAGACGATATTGCTTCTGGGCGGGTACGGTCGCGCCGGGCAGCCGCTCGCGGAGCTTCTTCTCGAGCACACCGATGCGCGTCTCATCGTCGCTGGGCGGAACGCCGAGAGCGCCGAGGCGGAGGCGAGCAGGTTGAACGCTGCGGGCCATGGAGATCGCGTCGAGGGCATGAAACTCGACGCAGCAGACGGGCCCGGGTTGGTGTCGGGGTTTCGCCGCTGTGATCTGGTCACCGTGTGTGCGCCCTTGACCGGCATCGAGGCCCAGGCGATGGAGGCCGCGCTGGAAGCCCGGATCGATTTTGTCTCTCTCAATTTGGAGGTCAGCGATCCAGCTGACGCGAAAGCATTGTCCAGTCCAGTCGAGCAGGCAGGGGCTCGGTTCGTTACCCATGCCGGATTGGTCCCAGGCGTTCCAGCCGCACTCGTGCGAGGTGCTGCCGAGCAATTGGATCGTGTTCGTGACGTGACAGTGGGTGTCTTGTTTCGCGATCGGGATCTCACCTACGGCTCGGCCATCGACATGGTGTCGGCAACGGCCCTTCCTTCGATCTTGTTCGAGAGCGGGAGCTGGCGTCAGGCACCACTGATGGCGACGCGGTCCATCGACTTTGGAGATCCGTATGGCGCGTGCGCCTGCTACCCGATGAACCTCCCCGAGTTGACGCCGCTCTCCGACCAACTCCGTTTCGAGCGCGCGGGTGCCTTTGCAGCCGGCCTGAATCCCCGCGCGAATGTCATCGCCGCCGTCTGGTTCCTGCTCAAGCTCGCACGAATTCCGAGCGCGGCCCGGCTCGGGGCCAGGCTCTTCATGCGAGCCGCCCAACGCACTCCGCCGCCCTTCGGTGTGGTCGTGGCGGTAGAACTGAGCGGTGAACGTGCAGGACAGGAACAACAGATCCGACAGGTGTTGCGGCACACGGACGGGTACATCGCCACCGCGATTCCGGCCGTGTCATGCATCTTCCAGGTACTCGACGGAACCATCTCAACGGGCCTCGGCATGATGGGGCACGTGGTCGATTCCGAACGGCTGGTTGGGGATATGCAACGCCTGGGCATGGCTGTACATCGCGATTGATTGACAGTGGGCCCGGGCCGCTGGGGCTGTGTCAATAGAATGGGGAGACGGTGGTAGCTTCTCCCCCTGCGCTTCTGCCTCCGTTTCGAACCTGGGTTCGGAGCTGAGAACCAGCGAAGGAACCAATGGCCAACGCACGCGGCGAATTGAAGCAGGTCCTCACCTTCTGGGACGTCTTCTTCATCGCCATCGGCCAGATCATCGGCGCCGGAGTCGTCGCACTCACCGGAGTGGCGATCGGCATGACCGGGCCCTCGGTCGTGCTGGCCTTTCTCGCCGCCGCCGTTCTCGTGCTGATCGTTTCTGTCTTGATCATGGTCGCTGGTGCGGCCCTTCCAGCGGTCGGCGCCTACTACGTCTGGGCTTCCAGGCTGGGAAGCGGCTGGGTGGGCTCGATCGTCCTGATGCTCATCCTCCTCGCCAGCATCAGCTTGAGCCTCTACGGAAGCTCATTCGGTCTCTATCTGAATCCGCTCTTCCCGGCGCTCTCGGTGAACGCCTGGGGCATCGTCGTGATCGTCCTTCTCTACGTCGCCAACCTCTTCGGGCTGCACATCGCATCCCGCGTCCAGCTGGCCCTGGTACTCGTCCTGCTCTCGGCGCTCTCGATGTACGCCGGCTTCGCCATGCCGAGCATCGACACCTCGATCCTCACTCCTATGTTTCCCAAGGGTCTCGTGGGCTTCGCCTCGGCGGTGTTCCTGTTGAAGTTTGCGACCGGAGGCGCCCATCTCGTCGTCGGCCTGGGAGGCGAGACCCGGAATCCGGCCCGAACCATTCCGGTGGTCATCGTGTCCTCGACCGTCTTCGTCGCGATCATCTATGGCTTCGTGGCCCTTGCAAGCGTCGGTGTCTCACCGTGGCAGGAGATGATCGACCAGCCGCTCACGGTCGCGGGCGAGAAGTTCCTGCCCGGCTGGGCGATGACGTATTTCCTCGTCGGCGGGGCGGGTATCGCCATCTGCACGACGCTCAACGCGCAGTTCATCCAGCTTCCCCGCAACTTCATGGTCGCAAGCTGGGACGACCTGCTCCCCGCGTGGGTCGGCTTGCGGAATCGCTTCGGCGCTCCGCATTGGATCCTCTCCGTCATGCTGATCGTCGGCATCGTCCCCCTCATCGCGGACCTCGATATCAGCGTGATTGCCCGGGCCGCGACGATCTCGGCCACCCTCCCCGGCCTGTTCATCTTCTGGGTCACCACACGGATCCCGACGAGGTTCCCCGCCGAGTACGAGCGATCGATGTTGAAGCTGAGCCAATTCGGACTCTGGACGTTCTTCGTCGTATCGGAGGCGCTCAGCCTCGTCGGCGTGTTCCTGCTCGCACAGGGATTGCCCCGGAACGTCGTGCTCGCGCTCGCCATCGGTCTCGTCGTGGCCGTGGCGTACTATCCGGCGCGCAGGCGCTACCTGGCCCGGCGGGGCATCGACCTGGACGCCCTCACGTCGGATCCGGCGATCTTCTCTTGATGCGATTGGATGTACTCTCTACAGCGATGCCGCGGCCCAGAACCACGACAATTCTCGCGCTGATCGTCTTGCTCTGGGGGTGCGTCACCGAGCCGAAGCAGGCAGACGTGAGTATCGAGAACGTGCATGTGATCGATGCCGCTCACGAGCTCCGCCCCGACCAGCGAGTCGTGGTGAACGGCGGGCGGATCCTGTCCGTCGCGCCAATGGCCGAGCCCGCACCCGCGGCCAAGCGCACCTATGACGCCGGTGGGCGCTACCTCATCCCGGGCCTCTGGGACATGCATGTCCACTTTCTCTACGACGAATCGCTCACGGAGAAGATGCCTGCCCTCTTTCTGAAGCACGGCATCACCAGCGTGCGGGACACGGGCGGCGAGCTCGATCGCCTTGCCGCGCTCCGTGCGCGATTGCGCGAGGACCCGGACCCGGAGCCCCGGATCTTCATTTCCGGGCCTCTCCTCGACGGCAAGTTCGTCGTCTACGACGGGAGCGACCCGGGCCGGCCGAAGCTAGGCACCGGTGTACCGGACATCGATGCCGCGCGCCGAAGCGTCCTCGCGCTCGAGGCTGGCGGTGCGGATTTCATCAAGATCTACGAACTGGTCCATCCCGACGTGTTCGAAGCCCTTGCCAGCGAGGCCCGGGCCCAGGGGCTGCCGATTGCATCTCACGTCCCGCTCATGATGACGGCCGACACGGCAGGACCCATGGTCGACTCGATGGAACACCTGCGCAACATCGAACTCGCCTGCGCAAGCAACTGGGCATCCCTGCTCGAAGTCAGACAATCGAGAATTCGCAGCTTCGTGGAAGGCCGCGGTTACGATCTGCGCCGCGAACTCCATGCCGAGCAGCGCCTTCCCGCAATCGCCGACCATGACGAAGCCCGCTGCAACACGGTGCTGGATGCGCTGACGAGCACGACCCAGGTGCCCACGCTTCGCCTCAACACGCTCGCAATGATCCGCCCGTTCGAACGGCTGGACTGGGCGCCAGCGTTGGCGGAATTGCCGGAGGACGTCCAGCAGCGCTGGCTGCCTTTCACCGCGCAGGTTTCAGCCGCAGCGGCGACGATGGATCACACCTTCGCCAAATGGAGCCTGTCCCTGATCAGCCGACTCGAAGACCGGGGTGTGCCGATCGGCGCCGGCACCGACACGCCCATCGGCCTCGCCATCCCGGGCTATAGCCTGCACACGGAACTCGAGTTGCTGGTCCGCAGCGGCATGACCCCACTCGAGGCGCTGCACGCCGCAACCGTCCAGCCCGCCCGGTTCTTCGGAATGGAAGACGAGCTGGGCCTGATCAGGCCCGGCATGCTGGCCGACCTGGTGCTGCTCGATGCCAATCCGCTGGACGACATCGAGAATACCCGCCGGATCCGTCGCGTGATGTCCCGAGGCGAATGGGCCTTCGGCTCGGTTGAAGAGCCTCAGAGGTAGGCGAGACTTCGCCCGGCACCTCAGCAGGCGGCGTGTCAGGCCGCTAGCGGTCCCGGCAGGCCTCGAACAGGTACTGCAGCACCATCCGATGCGTGTTGAAGATCGATCCGTTGAGAGCGATCGCGATGCCGATGGGGTGCCCCGCGGCTGGATGCAGCGGGGCAAGGCGTCCATCCGATCCGCCGCGCAGAATTTCAGTGCCAGACGTATATTAGGCGACTACGTGCAGCAGGTCTACCAGAAATGAACATGGCGCTATCTCACTCGTCGTCGAGCGCACGCCGGATCGTGGTCGCCAGCGTGTGGAGCTGGAACGGCTTTGCGAGGAACGCGGTAAAGCCCTCTGCCATCAGATCCTCACGGACGGCGTCTGGCGCCTAGCCGGAGGCGAGCACGACCGGGACCGCCGAGCCCCGGGCTCGAAGCCCCTTCAGCAGATCGCGCCCATCGCATCGGGGCATCATGAGATCGGCCAGTACCAGGGCGATCTCGGTCTGACGCTCGGCGAAACGCTCCAGCGCCTCGCGGCCGTCCCGGGCCGTCACCACTTCGTACCCGCAGCGCTCGAGCATTCTCCTCCCGACGCGAAGCACGGTCTCCTGGTCGTCGACGAGAAGGATGATCTCATCGCCGTGCGGTGTTTGCTTCTCGCCTTCCGCGCGGGACAAGGAAGCCAACTCGATCAGCGGCAGATGGAGCCGAATGCTCGTTCCGGTGCCGGGTGCACTCTCCACATCGACCCAGCCTTCGTGGGCCTTCACGCACGTGTACACCATGGCAAGGCCGAGCCCCGTCCCCTTGCCCTGGTCCTTGGTCGTGTAGAACGGCTCGAAGGCGCGGTCGACGACGTCCGCGGCCATGCCAACACCTGAATCGGTCACGGTGACCCGAATGTAGGAGCCGGGCGCGACACTCCCCTGAAGCCGCGCCTCAGCTTCGCCCACCTCCACAGCCTCGGTCGCGAAACTGATTTCCCCCTGGCCGTCCGCGATGGCGTCGCGCGCGTTGATACCGAGGTTGAGAAGGGCTTGTTCCAGCTGGCCCGCATCCGCGCGGATCGTGGGCATGCCCGGCCCGAGTACGGTGCGAACCTGAATGACCTCCGGGATCGAACGCCGCAGAAGGCGCCCGATCCGGTCTACGACCTCGTTCACGTCGGTCGGAGCCATGGTCGGCTCCTGCCGCCGACTGAGGGTAAGGAGCTGTTGAGTCAGCTCCATGGCGCGCTCCGCCGCGGTGCCGGCGTGTCGAAGATTCTCGGCGGCGACGGAATCCTGCGGCACATCGAGCAGGCCGAGTTCGAGCCCTCCGCAGATCCCCGTCAGCAGGTTGTTGAAATCGTGGGCGATGCCGCCTGCCAGGGTGCCGACGGCCTCCATCTTCTGGGCCTGCTGGAGTGCGCCCTCGAGCCGGCGGTGCTCCTTCTCCGCGTCCCGGAGTTCTGTCACGTCCTCCATGATGGCCAGGGCGCCCAGAATCCGGCCGTCTGAGTTGCGGTGGGGTGCGTAGTGAACGCGCACGTCCACATGTCACCCCCAGTTCGTCCTCCACTCCGCGTCCACGGTTCCGGATTCGGCCTGGTCCATGCAGCGACGAGTAACATCGGTGAGGCCCACACCGCGGAGAATGGGCCCCTCGAGCGCATCGACCCGATCCACTATGGCTTCGACCGAAGGTGCCCCGATCAACCTCGCAAGCTGCGGATTGGCGGCGACGAGGCGCCCCCGGCGATCGATGGCAGCCACGGCCAGCGGGACATTGTCGAGCAGCGTCCGGTAGCGCTCCTCGCTCTCTCGTTGCGCGTCCTCGGCCATCCTCCGTTCGGTGATATCTGCGACCGTGAGCGTCGAGCCAACCACGCCCGTCCCCTTTTCATCGAAGACAGGTCGCACCGTCACACTCAAATTGACCCGCGCCCCGCTCTTGTGAAGCGCGACGGTCTCATAGAAGGAAACAAGTTCGCCCGTGTCGACGCTATCCTGGAACGTCTCACGATCGTCTTCGACATTCTCCGCAGCGAGAAAATCGAAGATCGGTCTTCCGAGGACATCGCTCGGCTCATAGCCAAGCGTTCGGGTGAGGGCGGGATTGACGAACTCGACCACGCCTTCGATGTCGGTGCGGACGATCAGCTCGTGGGTCGTCTCCACCACGTCGCGGTATTTTCGCTCACTCTCTTGCAGGGCCGCCTCAGCCCGGTGGCGCTCGGTGATATCTCGTGCCGCTCCCTGCACGCCGATCAGCCGACCGTCCTCAACACGGATCGCCGACCCGCTCACCTCAGTCGGAGTCACCCGCCCGTCGACGTGGCGGA
The sequence above is drawn from the bacterium genome and encodes:
- a CDS encoding GNAT family N-acetyltransferase is translated as MPVPDSFQTARLEGERIAPAHLPDLRILHRDPKVMAGLGGVRSYAETARYLARNSSHWDTHGFGIWMLHPKGGQNWIGRIVLRWLSTGTIDDVEIGFAFLPIYWGQGLATEAAEFCLGVAQAELELRTLIGVTTPENLASQRVLGKLGLRYESEVMVEQTRCLLQRIRWSLCLMAPGKRRPLLLTSLTNNQRRDTLSKHLDDCSHPGVPTGRRLHRARAGRRRGVLPRGRVTGLSHATARVPGERCAHPLPFPRTHQPARLPL
- a CDS encoding class I SAM-dependent methyltransferase gives rise to the protein MRDEFFILHRGLPREGPGEPADVAWAAGVVGLAPDAAICDAGCGPGADIEALLAAAPQGHVTAIEGHAPFVDDLRLRWGDHPRVTSRVGDMSRLQGPFDLIWCAGALYFLGVTEGLTAWTGALAPGGAVAFSEPCWFTATPSDAALAFWAEYPGVTDAEGIDARVRAAGYETLATRRVSDAGWEAYYSPMQARIAELRPDADAELRAELDLNVEEIAGWRATRAESGYLLSVVRPR
- a CDS encoding Gfo/Idh/MocA family oxidoreductase produces the protein MGEGKVGAIIVGTGFGVLTHLRALRKAGIEVHALVGRNPEKTRDRAQMFDVPRGLTSLAEALALPGVDAVTISTPPHTHAELVLEAIAAGKHVLCEKPFARDADEGQRMLEAAEQAGIVHLLGTEFRYATSQALLTRTVREGAIGEPRLATFIMNVPVLADPASEVPDWWSRSESGGGWLGAYASHIIDQVRATLGEISGVSASLSRVTDRDWTVEDSYTVHFRTASGCDGLLQSTCGARGPMDMITRVSGSNGTAWLQGADVLVADAAGTRTLDVPEDLRTLPPEPAPRELMETAYDHLHAAGFDLGPYTKLAETLRDRILGLETAADPAPATFADGLAAQRVLDAIRKSSAERCWVEIGE
- a CDS encoding aminotransferase class III-fold pyridoxal phosphate-dependent enzyme; this translates as MSSFDRKPRTEHEEHLLAQAAALLPASARTPTMSLDSAMVVREGRGSKIVDVSGNEYIDYLLGSGPMFLGHAHPAVVEAAREAVGRGTSYLLPNEPAILLADEIVRAVPCAERVAFGSTGSDAVFFALRLARAYRRRDKILKFEGGYHGQGDHVLMSNQWTKEPADFPLAIPNSEGIPASVQQEVLVAPFNDIDRASALIEAHADELAAVIVEPMQRTIPPRPGFLEGLREVTRRLEIPLIFDEVVTGFRLAYGSAQEYYGVTPDLCAMGKSLSGGHPLSVVCGVEELMVFAEGVRKITGNYVSLTGTFSGNPVSCSVGLAVLEELRREGLYETLFARGQRLKDALQASFDKAGIACRVAGEPPAFQPWFTEEEIVDHRSCQRSDPLPGHALAQALLDRGVLKGHEKFFVSTVHSDADIDFTIDAIQDAVPEIVSRTRR
- a CDS encoding sulfotransferase, which produces MGEPESFVSMNEALHEGARKEAHLDDFGDPSYRKGLEVLLTSLDEDDNLSSLGRAIYRGQLTKILATRLRTVQRLKEQPEVLERDILRPIVITGLVRTGSTALHYLMGQDPGLQKLEYWLCAEPQPRPPRDAWEGNPDFQAAVAELDFLYNTTPDLMAVHEMKADWPEECRHILAQCFTDDRFETSATLPLYNEWYHGTAHPESYRWHKKVIQLIGSTEPGSTEPDRRWLLKYPVHLRQLDALFAVYPDACVIQTHRDPRTVMASYASFISKIRRMHQQEVDLTYVAREQMESWAHAAEEGMRFRGAHGSERFFDLRFQDFMADPVGSVKRIYDRFDQTLSPEGEARMKAWRDDHPQGKHGKHSYEKSDIGIDDGEILERFSVYMGQYGLDA
- a CDS encoding TetR/AcrR family transcriptional regulator, whose product is MGIAGRREQKVRETRERIFSVALEAFVRQGYAATTVREIASGAGISAVTFHSHYRTKDHLLQKLAELYLDALMALLDELVDRSQRGEFRAEDFQGLAIEAFGATPTIGRELAIEAQRAILGTPTGKRFTRETQLGFTATAASLQSSGHLRRDFDANTIASAATNFVAGAFHSWLNDPDANPPTDVIEFLVRTFWHADDLEDEAQGKHGEESGP